From a region of the Microcoleus sp. AS-A8 genome:
- a CDS encoding YdiU family protein, with protein MFLSLNYEPALESLGYDYFDEVAAANFPRHILRFRNDQVLPILGLNPQEVTDTDFIQAFGQFQGVRPLLALRYHGYQFGEYNPRLGDGRGFLYGQVRGVDGELYDFGTKGSGTTPYSRGGDGRLTLKGGVREVLAAEALHNLGVRTSRCLSLIETGESLWRGDEPSPTRSSVMVRFTRSHIRFGTFERLHYFKRPDLIKKLLDHVIEQYYPKITPRVQGGEQEETFMSGETGVGQDECERYIQFYTELVQRVAQLVAQWMAAGFCHAVLNTDNMSITGESFDYGPYAFIPTYDPAFTAAYFDYYGRYCYGYQPEICRWNLEMLQRPLAAVIPQADMEAALATFGEHYYRNYRQLMINKLGFEQLPESQAEELLGLTIQFLQDSQMGYHAFFAELAQQFESSWRDNLGQILTGESFLPFTESPSSLGKWRELYHHILQDLSTDELEHVAQRLRDKNPKTALLRPVIEEIWHAITEDDNWQPFYELLKRIQNKE; from the coding sequence ATGTTTCTTTCCCTCAACTACGAACCCGCTCTGGAATCTTTGGGATATGACTACTTTGATGAAGTAGCAGCCGCCAATTTTCCTCGCCATATCCTGCGGTTTCGCAACGACCAAGTTTTACCGATACTGGGACTTAATCCTCAAGAGGTTACGGACACGGATTTTATCCAAGCCTTTGGCCAATTTCAGGGAGTGCGACCCTTGTTAGCCTTGCGCTACCACGGCTATCAATTCGGCGAATATAACCCCAGGCTAGGGGATGGCAGAGGTTTTCTCTATGGGCAAGTCCGGGGTGTCGATGGGGAACTTTATGATTTTGGGACGAAAGGTTCTGGGACAACCCCCTACTCTAGGGGTGGGGATGGGAGACTCACGCTCAAGGGGGGTGTGCGGGAAGTTTTAGCGGCGGAAGCGTTGCACAATCTTGGCGTCCGCACGTCTCGTTGTTTGAGTTTGATTGAAACGGGGGAAAGTTTGTGGCGGGGTGATGAACCGTCTCCCACCCGTTCTTCTGTAATGGTGCGTTTCACCCGTTCTCACATTCGGTTTGGCACGTTTGAACGGTTGCACTACTTTAAGCGTCCAGATTTAATTAAAAAGCTGTTAGACCACGTTATTGAGCAGTATTATCCCAAGATTACCCCCCGTGTTCAGGGGGGAGAGCAAGAAGAAACTTTTATGTCTGGGGAGACAGGAGTAGGTCAAGATGAATGCGAGCGCTACATCCAGTTTTACACCGAGTTAGTGCAACGAGTCGCTCAACTGGTGGCGCAGTGGATGGCAGCAGGCTTTTGTCATGCTGTCTTAAATACTGACAATATGTCGATTACGGGTGAAAGTTTTGATTATGGGCCTTATGCCTTTATTCCGACCTATGACCCAGCGTTTACTGCTGCTTATTTTGACTATTACGGGCGCTACTGTTACGGCTATCAACCTGAAATTTGTCGCTGGAATTTGGAAATGCTTCAGCGACCTTTAGCGGCTGTAATTCCCCAGGCGGATATGGAGGCCGCATTGGCAACCTTTGGTGAGCATTACTACCGGAATTATCGGCAGTTAATGATTAATAAGTTAGGGTTTGAACAGCTACCGGAATCGCAAGCGGAGGAGTTATTGGGGTTAACGATTCAATTCCTTCAAGATAGTCAGATGGGATACCATGCTTTCTTCGCTGAATTAGCTCAGCAGTTTGAATCTAGTTGGAGGGATAATTTAGGTCAAATTCTCACTGGGGAGTCCTTTTTACCCTTCACGGAATCACCGTCATCTTTAGGGAAATGGAGAGAATTATATCACCATATTTTGCAGGATTTGTCAACCGATGAGTTGGAACATGTTGCCCAACGCTTGCGGGATAAAAATCCGAAGACGGCTTTACTGCGACCTGTAATTGAGGAAATTTGGCACGCTATTACCGAGGACGATAATTGGCAACCTTTTTATGAGTTGTTGAAGCGAATACAGAATAAAGAGTAA
- a CDS encoding chlororespiratory reduction protein 7: protein MRDSIMFQEDAYVVLETNQPEQILTPEELLEKLKAVLSQRQDDLPRDVQKFSALQEQAQYLMETSCELDVGPEGYLQWYVVRLEK from the coding sequence ATGCGAGATTCGATTATGTTCCAGGAGGACGCCTATGTTGTTCTGGAAACCAACCAGCCTGAACAAATCCTCACCCCTGAAGAGTTACTCGAAAAACTCAAGGCGGTTTTGAGCCAACGCCAGGATGATTTGCCGCGTGATGTGCAGAAGTTTAGCGCCCTACAGGAGCAAGCCCAGTATCTGATGGAAACCTCATGTGAGTTGGATGTCGGGCCGGAAGGGTACTTACAGTGGTACGTCGTGCGGCTGGAAAAGTAA
- a CDS encoding DUF2854 domain-containing protein: MLRQTSLGTLGLSIGGILTLMGFVAYATGNATLNLVGFFYGIPILLGGLALKASELKPIRLSQPTAPSVLKLRDIQATSTQNQIRKDVTRYRYGQTAHLDSSLESLKLSPTDEERPLLVGLRETEVDGAYTLILEFESPLIPFETWQQKREKIEKFFGPDIRVDLSQAEDNRVDVALIATPQPVTS, from the coding sequence ATGTTACGTCAAACTTCCTTGGGAACGTTAGGTTTGTCGATAGGTGGCATTCTCACCCTGATGGGTTTTGTTGCCTATGCTACTGGCAATGCCACCTTGAATCTGGTTGGATTCTTTTATGGAATTCCCATTTTATTGGGGGGTCTTGCCCTCAAAGCCTCTGAATTAAAGCCGATACGCTTGAGCCAACCCACAGCTCCGTCCGTACTCAAACTCCGAGATATTCAAGCCACTTCCACCCAAAACCAAATTCGTAAAGATGTAACACGGTATCGTTACGGTCAAACAGCCCATCTGGATAGCTCCCTCGAAAGCCTGAAACTATCGCCTACGGATGAGGAAAGACCGCTGCTTGTGGGGTTACGAGAAACCGAAGTGGATGGGGCTTACACACTCATCTTAGAATTTGAGTCGCCCCTGATTCCCTTCGAGACGTGGCAACAAAAGCGAGAGAAGATTGAAAAATTCTTCGGGCCGGATATCCGAGTGGATTTATCACAAGCTGAAGACAACCGTGTGGATGTGGCGCTGATTGCAACACCCCAACCCGTCACGAGCTAA
- a CDS encoding response regulator transcription factor, giving the protein MLSCQNPILRVLVVDDHELTRVSLKLALSAQSHIDIVGLASNGKEAIEMVERYRPDVIILDLQMPVMDGLSASSHIKSIEPTTQIIAYSSVEDPQLEVMSQTAPIDVFCKKDTATKDLINLVKQLGDRKTNPLDGTENTNCND; this is encoded by the coding sequence ATGTTGTCCTGTCAGAATCCCATATTACGTGTACTTGTGGTTGATGACCATGAATTAACGCGTGTCAGCCTGAAGCTAGCGCTTTCGGCACAAAGCCATATCGATATCGTTGGTCTTGCTAGCAATGGCAAAGAAGCCATTGAGATGGTTGAGCGTTATCGCCCCGATGTAATTATCCTCGACCTACAAATGCCCGTCATGGATGGTTTGAGCGCGTCCAGTCATATCAAAAGCATCGAACCTACCACTCAAATCATTGCCTACTCCTCAGTGGAAGACCCCCAGTTAGAGGTCATGAGCCAAACCGCGCCAATCGATGTTTTTTGTAAAAAAGACACCGCCACCAAAGACCTCATCAACTTAGTCAAGCAACTGGGTGACCGCAAAACCAACCCATTAGACGGCACAGAGAATACGAACTGCAACGATTAA
- a CDS encoding S8 family peptidase: MQPEKISAGLLVALEDYQAEGAEALIPLKRSALLVPLGQSLGIISSEESLKPTRTVVFIYCDEDANLEHLAEYDIYVNQSTGRVRTAILPIDSLDPLSEEPTVHRIKPSRYLRLLMDVAPAKVNLPQFKSQTGLTGKGVIVGIVDSGIDPNHPAFQGRILRIWDQELPGSGVAEGGYGIELTEGQLTTSRDTVGHGTHVAGIAAGVDTTYAGVAPGADYVIVKSDLQDAHIADGIRYIFRVAGELGRPAVVNLSLGGHADAHDGSDSLSQIIDAESGPGRIVCCAAGNEGNDNIHGQAVALPGNTRTMRFNVANRGVGVAWLNGWYPGNSTLEVSVRTPGGYVTPFQSVITSDNPAQDYTLTDARVVIATPGPDPANGDHNFFVQLRGVGTLPVKGGVWQLRLRNPSTTDARVDVWTLDGQPIPQVIFTGTSAKDSMKIGSPGASQRAITVASYTTKVEYTDIDNQKREVGLDLDDISDFSSEGPLRNGEEKPDLAAPGAMITSALSTDSSPSRGEMVNTKYVVNAGTSMACPFLAGIVALLLERDPSLQPEVVKELLRENSQIPGQPAGTFDPKWGFGLINALNL, encoded by the coding sequence ATGCAACCTGAAAAAATTTCTGCTGGATTACTAGTTGCCCTAGAAGACTACCAAGCAGAAGGTGCAGAAGCTTTAATTCCACTCAAGCGATCAGCTTTGCTGGTGCCCCTTGGGCAATCGCTGGGTATCATCTCCTCCGAAGAGAGTCTTAAGCCAACCCGTACCGTTGTTTTTATTTACTGTGACGAGGATGCTAATCTTGAACATCTAGCAGAATATGACATTTATGTCAACCAATCCACAGGCCGTGTGCGGACGGCAATCTTACCGATCGACAGTTTAGATCCCTTATCGGAAGAACCAACTGTTCATCGCATCAAGCCATCACGCTACTTGCGACTGCTGATGGACGTTGCCCCAGCTAAAGTGAATCTGCCCCAGTTTAAAAGCCAAACGGGGCTAACGGGCAAGGGCGTAATTGTTGGCATTGTGGACAGTGGCATTGACCCCAATCATCCTGCCTTCCAAGGACGGATTTTACGCATTTGGGATCAGGAGTTACCGGGTTCAGGGGTGGCAGAGGGTGGCTATGGAATTGAATTGACCGAAGGACAACTCACTACATCCCGCGATACCGTAGGTCATGGAACCCACGTTGCGGGAATTGCCGCCGGTGTCGATACCACCTATGCAGGTGTAGCACCTGGGGCAGACTACGTCATCGTTAAAAGTGACCTTCAGGATGCCCACATTGCCGATGGCATCCGCTACATTTTTCGGGTAGCTGGTGAACTGGGACGCCCTGCTGTAGTGAATTTGAGCCTCGGTGGACATGCCGATGCCCATGACGGTAGCGACTCGCTTTCCCAAATCATTGACGCTGAATCAGGGCCAGGACGGATTGTCTGCTGTGCGGCGGGCAATGAGGGGAATGATAACATTCATGGTCAAGCTGTGGCGCTGCCAGGAAATACGCGCACGATGCGTTTTAACGTGGCTAACCGGGGTGTCGGAGTCGCCTGGTTAAACGGCTGGTATCCCGGTAACAGCACTTTAGAAGTATCAGTGCGGACTCCCGGCGGATACGTGACGCCGTTTCAATCGGTTATCACCAGTGACAATCCAGCGCAGGACTACACGCTGACTGATGCGCGGGTTGTGATTGCCACACCTGGCCCAGATCCAGCCAACGGCGACCATAATTTCTTCGTTCAACTGCGCGGTGTGGGAACTCTTCCCGTCAAAGGAGGGGTTTGGCAGTTGCGGTTGCGTAATCCTTCAACAACAGACGCACGGGTGGATGTGTGGACGTTGGATGGTCAACCCATACCTCAAGTGATTTTTACGGGAACCAGCGCCAAGGACTCGATGAAGATTGGTTCCCCAGGAGCCTCGCAGCGTGCCATCACCGTTGCCTCCTACACCACGAAAGTAGAATACACTGATATTGATAATCAGAAGCGAGAAGTTGGACTCGATTTGGACGACATTTCTGACTTTAGCAGCGAAGGCCCTCTGCGTAATGGCGAGGAGAAGCCAGATTTAGCCGCACCTGGAGCGATGATTACTTCTGCGCTTTCGACTGATTCAAGTCCGTCGCGAGGGGAAATGGTTAATACTAAGTATGTGGTGAATGCTGGTACGAGTATGGCGTGCCCATTCCTCGCGGGTATTGTTGCCCTACTGCTAGAGCGCGATCCGAGTCTTCAACCAGAGGTTGTGAAGGAACTGCTGCGAGAAAATAGTCAGATTCCAGGACAGCCCGCAGGAACCTTTGACCCGAAATGGGGCTTTGGACTGATTAATGCTCTAAATTTATAG
- a CDS encoding glycoside hydrolase family 13 protein: MQIQTPDWVKHAVFYQIFPDRFARSQQPRKRLLKNARWEDWNAMPTLQGYKGGDLWGVMEQLDYLQDLGINAIYFTPIFQSASNHRYHTHDYYQVDPMLGGNPAFKELLDACHQRDIKVVLDGVFNHSSRGFFFFHDVLENGPHSPWVNWFKIHEWPVSPYNGEFPANYEGWADNRALPVFNHDNPEVREYIMEIAEYWIKFGIDGWRLDVPFEIKTPGFWQEFRDRVKAANPEAYIVGEVWGDSREWLDGTQFDGVMNYLFAAPTIAFTAGDRVDIEQVQDRSYHPYPPLFAKEYGDKIQELLQFYPWEIQLTQLNLLASHDTARLISIAGDDKPSVELATLLLMTFPGAPSIYYGDEVGLPGRLDPDSRRGFPMEAHWEADVIEYHRKLIALRHAYPALRTGTYQVLYAEGTVYVFARILGAEEVIVAVNIGTEPASASIQTDSLQSQPSQMLYGNAEASWTSEGESPHLALNLPPRSGCILASAG, encoded by the coding sequence ATGCAGATTCAAACGCCAGATTGGGTTAAACACGCTGTTTTTTACCAAATTTTTCCAGATCGCTTTGCCAGAAGCCAGCAACCTCGCAAGCGGCTTTTAAAGAATGCCCGTTGGGAAGATTGGAATGCGATGCCGACGCTCCAAGGTTACAAGGGCGGAGATTTATGGGGCGTCATGGAGCAACTGGACTACTTGCAGGATTTAGGCATTAACGCGATTTACTTCACCCCCATCTTTCAATCTGCTAGTAATCACCGCTACCACACCCATGATTATTACCAAGTCGATCCCATGTTGGGGGGAAATCCAGCATTTAAGGAACTGCTAGACGCCTGCCACCAACGGGATATTAAGGTGGTTTTGGATGGGGTATTTAACCATTCCAGTCGCGGCTTTTTCTTCTTCCACGATGTTCTGGAAAATGGCCCTCATTCGCCTTGGGTGAATTGGTTCAAAATTCACGAGTGGCCGGTATCTCCCTATAACGGTGAGTTTCCGGCTAACTATGAAGGTTGGGCTGACAATCGAGCCTTGCCAGTGTTTAACCATGACAACCCAGAAGTGCGGGAATACATCATGGAAATTGCCGAATATTGGATTAAGTTCGGTATTGATGGATGGCGCTTGGATGTGCCATTCGAGATTAAAACGCCAGGGTTTTGGCAAGAATTTCGCGATCGCGTCAAAGCCGCCAATCCTGAAGCCTATATTGTCGGGGAAGTCTGGGGAGATTCGCGGGAATGGCTGGATGGTACCCAGTTTGATGGAGTGATGAACTACCTGTTTGCCGCACCCACCATTGCTTTTACCGCAGGCGATCGCGTAGACATTGAGCAAGTACAAGACCGCTCTTACCATCCCTACCCCCCGCTATTTGCCAAGGAGTATGGCGATAAAATCCAAGAATTGCTGCAATTTTACCCCTGGGAGATTCAGCTAACCCAACTGAATTTGCTTGCCAGCCATGATACAGCACGGCTGATTTCAATTGCTGGAGACGATAAACCCAGTGTGGAATTAGCCACGCTATTGCTCATGACGTTTCCCGGTGCTCCCAGTATCTACTATGGCGATGAAGTCGGCTTACCGGGTCGTTTAGACCCAGACTCTCGTCGTGGCTTTCCGATGGAAGCTCACTGGGAGGCTGATGTTATAGAATACCACCGGAAACTGATTGCTCTGCGGCACGCTTACCCCGCTCTTCGTACAGGTACCTATCAAGTTCTCTATGCTGAGGGAACTGTTTATGTCTTTGCTCGGATTTTGGGGGCAGAAGAAGTTATCGTCGCTGTTAACATCGGAACTGAACCGGCTAGTGCCAGTATTCAAACCGATAGTTTACAGTCCCAACCGAGTCAGATGCTCTATGGTAATGCTGAGGCATCCTGGACGAGTGAAGGCGAATCACCACACTTAGCACTGAATCTTCCCCCTCGCAGTGGCTGCATCCTGGCATCTGCGGGCTGA
- a CDS encoding fasciclin domain-containing protein → MADIVDTAVSAGSFKTLVAAVQAAGLVDTLKGAGPFTVFAPTDEAFSKLPAGTVDSLLKDIPQLTKILTYHVVSGKVLSSDVVKLDKATTVQGSDVKIDASNGVKVNDATVVTPDVEADNGVIHVIDSVLLPA, encoded by the coding sequence ATGGCAGACATCGTAGATACCGCTGTTAGCGCTGGTTCTTTCAAGACTCTCGTGGCTGCTGTTCAGGCCGCTGGTCTTGTAGACACTCTCAAGGGCGCTGGTCCTTTCACTGTTTTTGCGCCCACCGATGAGGCTTTTTCTAAGCTGCCTGCCGGGACTGTAGATTCTCTGCTCAAGGATATTCCTCAGTTGACGAAAATCCTGACCTATCATGTCGTTTCTGGCAAAGTGCTGTCTTCGGATGTCGTCAAGCTTGATAAGGCGACTACTGTTCAAGGTTCTGATGTCAAGATTGATGCCTCTAACGGTGTCAAGGTGAACGACGCCACTGTTGTTACCCCAGATGTCGAAGCCGATAACGGCGTAATTCACGTTATCGACTCTGTGCTGCTGCCTGCCTAA
- a CDS encoding fasciclin domain-containing protein, translating into MADIVETAANAGTFNTLVKAVEAADLVDLLKGEGPFTVFAPVDAAFDQMPEGALDELLQDIPKLKKILAYHVVPGDVRSDNLVEIDEAPTIEGSVLVIDSSNGYKVNQASVLQADILADNGVIHAIDSIVMPAIMEF; encoded by the coding sequence ATGGCTGACATCGTCGAGACTGCCGCCAACGCTGGTACGTTCAACACGCTAGTCAAGGCGGTTGAGGCTGCCGATTTGGTAGATCTCCTGAAGGGAGAGGGTCCCTTCACTGTATTTGCACCCGTTGATGCGGCGTTTGATCAAATGCCAGAGGGAGCCTTAGACGAATTATTACAGGATATCCCCAAGCTCAAGAAAATTCTCGCTTATCACGTTGTCCCTGGGGATGTGAGGAGCGATAACCTAGTCGAAATCGATGAAGCCCCCACTATTGAAGGTTCAGTCCTTGTGATTGATAGCTCCAACGGTTATAAGGTAAATCAGGCGAGCGTATTGCAAGCTGATATTCTTGCCGACAACGGTGTGATTCACGCCATTGACTCCATCGTGATGCCGGCCATTATGGAGTTCTAA
- a CDS encoding ABC transporter ATP-binding protein, whose protein sequence is MDSTADLPAPQIVVDRIPVVQTSELKKVYRTGFWLNQKIESLKNCTLTVYQGETFGLLGPNGAGKTTLLKTLLGIVRPTSGRASLLGSPIGNTQVKQRVGYLPENAYFYDYLTGWEFLQFAAELFEIPPDIRQQRIPMLLDLVGLSKSDARKKQMRQYSKGMLQRIGMAQALINDPELVFLDEPMSGLDPMGRYQMREIILSLKAQGKTIFFNSHVLSDVEKICDRVAILANGELICSGSLDDLLGTTETYHVRGKDGNLDILKRWVKGLAFEADSWYGQLHGDPQEFLATLHLMGAKLIAMNLERNTLEEFFMQQLQQRGITTRH, encoded by the coding sequence ATGGATTCTACTGCCGATTTGCCAGCCCCACAGATTGTTGTTGACAGGATACCCGTTGTTCAGACATCGGAACTGAAAAAGGTCTATCGTACAGGTTTCTGGTTAAATCAAAAAATAGAATCCCTGAAAAACTGCACCCTTACCGTTTATCAGGGAGAAACTTTTGGTTTGCTTGGCCCCAATGGCGCAGGAAAAACAACATTATTGAAGACTTTGTTGGGGATTGTACGTCCAACATCGGGACGAGCGTCCTTACTGGGAAGCCCCATCGGCAATACACAAGTCAAGCAACGAGTGGGATATCTGCCAGAAAACGCCTACTTCTACGACTATCTCACGGGCTGGGAATTTTTGCAGTTTGCGGCAGAACTCTTTGAAATTCCACCCGACATTCGACAGCAGCGGATTCCTATGCTGCTCGATTTAGTGGGATTGTCTAAGTCTGATGCCCGGAAAAAGCAGATGCGGCAGTATTCTAAAGGAATGCTTCAGCGCATCGGGATGGCGCAAGCTCTGATTAATGACCCAGAACTGGTGTTTCTTGACGAACCGATGTCTGGACTTGATCCAATGGGACGTTACCAGATGCGGGAGATTATTCTCTCGCTCAAAGCTCAAGGCAAAACGATTTTTTTCAATAGCCATGTCCTGTCGGATGTTGAAAAAATTTGCGATCGCGTTGCTATCTTGGCTAATGGAGAATTAATCTGTAGCGGTTCCCTGGATGACCTACTCGGTACCACTGAAACTTACCACGTCAGAGGCAAAGACGGTAATTTAGATATCCTCAAACGCTGGGTCAAGGGACTCGCCTTTGAGGCAGATTCCTGGTACGGTCAATTGCACGGCGATCCTCAAGAATTCCTCGCTACCCTCCACCTGATGGGTGCCAAACTGATTGCCATGAACCTTGAGCGCAACACCTTAGAAGAGTTTTTCATGCAGCAGTTACAGCAACGGGGAATAACGACCCGTCATTGA
- a CDS encoding transglycosylase SLT domain-containing protein, with translation MQKSRLIFSRYNPSRHMQRRKQLALASGAGLCALLIGVSLLGTKYNKHIHQWTIGLPFQEQSPLLRGKPINTPVLQLVSLSPQKRAAQLEALAKREAEPTFSVGTPSLDHLRARYLLAADLIEQKQGEKALRWLEGLEWDYPVLAGHIALKRAQAYELTGNKAKARSAWEDILKRYPDQPVAAEALYALSSGNPKYWEKSSEAYYRNPLMEISRHWYSFSPDDPQYWARAMEKFPSHPRILEIARQRLQQNPNQPQLMVLVARYAFDSPEITPVLDRLVTQYGRSPRKRDRDKIKPDDWEAIALGYWNDRKYTQASTAYAQAEYTPRNAYLSALALQYAHKGQSAKRAYKKLVRDFPKAEEAASAVIQLAKLERTEETIPKLDQVIQQFPERAGEALLARAEILDHLGITRAANQARELLLTQQGNSDAAAEYRWQMAQVKAKAGDIRAALQWAQPIMVSNPNSEPARQAGFWAGKWASKLGLRQEAKHAFEQVIAKYPQSYYAWRSAVQLGWNVGDFRTVRKFDPQVVLPATRPELPVGSPALKELYQLGQDQDAWTLWQAEFQNRLEPTVAEQFTDGIMRVGAGDYLEGIAKIAKLEDRDTPEEQAQYQEIKQQLAYWHALYPFPFVEVIEEQAQKRDLNPLLVTALIRQESRFEPDIRSKAGAVGLMQMMPSTGAWAAKNLNLDEYALENPKDNIKLGTWFLDQTHRSFKNNSLLAVASYNAGQGNLARWLRQEDSMDPDEFVEAIPFDETKDYVKQVFGNYWNYLRLYDPQVAHQLAQHSASSSIAMRR, from the coding sequence ATGCAAAAGTCACGTCTGATTTTCTCCCGCTACAATCCTTCACGGCACATGCAACGGAGAAAACAACTGGCACTTGCTTCTGGTGCTGGACTCTGTGCGCTGCTGATTGGAGTAAGCCTCTTAGGCACGAAGTATAACAAGCACATACACCAATGGACAATCGGGTTACCGTTCCAGGAACAAAGCCCTTTACTGCGGGGAAAACCGATCAATACTCCAGTCCTGCAACTCGTATCGCTATCCCCACAAAAGCGTGCAGCACAACTGGAAGCCTTAGCGAAACGGGAGGCGGAACCCACCTTCTCTGTGGGCACACCATCCCTTGACCACCTTCGTGCGCGTTATCTGTTAGCAGCGGATTTAATTGAGCAAAAACAAGGGGAAAAAGCACTTCGTTGGTTGGAAGGATTAGAGTGGGACTATCCTGTATTGGCAGGGCATATTGCCCTCAAACGCGCACAAGCTTACGAACTCACGGGCAATAAAGCCAAAGCTCGGTCAGCTTGGGAAGATATACTCAAACGCTATCCGGATCAGCCAGTCGCCGCTGAAGCCCTGTATGCCCTCTCCTCAGGGAATCCCAAATATTGGGAAAAATCGAGCGAGGCGTATTATAGGAATCCCCTGATGGAAATTTCACGACACTGGTATTCCTTCTCGCCCGACGACCCCCAATATTGGGCGCGAGCAATGGAGAAATTTCCGTCTCACCCGCGCATTCTGGAAATCGCCAGACAACGGCTTCAGCAAAATCCCAATCAGCCCCAACTGATGGTATTGGTTGCTAGATATGCCTTTGACTCACCAGAAATTACCCCAGTATTAGATCGACTCGTTACTCAATACGGTCGCTCCCCAAGAAAGAGAGACCGTGACAAAATTAAGCCAGATGATTGGGAAGCGATCGCACTCGGCTACTGGAATGACCGGAAATATACTCAAGCCAGTACCGCTTACGCCCAAGCCGAATACACCCCCCGCAACGCCTACCTATCGGCTCTAGCACTTCAGTATGCCCACAAGGGGCAATCCGCTAAACGTGCCTACAAAAAACTGGTGCGTGACTTTCCCAAAGCTGAAGAAGCAGCGAGTGCCGTCATTCAGTTAGCCAAACTTGAACGCACTGAAGAGACAATCCCTAAACTTGACCAAGTCATTCAGCAATTCCCAGAGCGAGCCGGTGAGGCTTTGCTCGCACGCGCTGAAATTCTAGACCACTTGGGTATTACCCGAGCGGCTAACCAAGCTCGTGAATTGTTGCTCACCCAACAAGGAAATTCTGATGCCGCCGCCGAATATCGCTGGCAGATGGCTCAAGTGAAAGCCAAGGCTGGAGACATACGAGCAGCCTTGCAATGGGCACAGCCGATTATGGTATCCAACCCCAACAGTGAGCCAGCTCGTCAGGCGGGTTTTTGGGCGGGGAAATGGGCTAGCAAGCTAGGGCTTAGGCAGGAGGCGAAACATGCGTTTGAGCAGGTGATTGCCAAATATCCCCAGTCCTACTACGCTTGGCGCTCGGCTGTGCAGCTAGGCTGGAATGTAGGAGACTTCCGCACCGTGCGAAAGTTCGACCCTCAAGTGGTGTTGCCTGCCACACGACCTGAACTGCCTGTGGGTTCTCCAGCGTTGAAAGAACTCTACCAGTTGGGTCAAGACCAGGACGCTTGGACTCTCTGGCAAGCCGAATTTCAAAACCGTCTAGAGCCAACCGTAGCCGAACAGTTTACCGATGGCATCATGCGCGTCGGGGCAGGGGACTACCTAGAAGGAATTGCCAAAATTGCCAAACTGGAGGATAGAGATACCCCCGAAGAGCAAGCTCAGTACCAGGAAATCAAGCAACAACTCGCTTACTGGCACGCCTTGTATCCCTTTCCCTTTGTGGAAGTTATTGAAGAACAGGCACAAAAGCGCGATTTGAATCCCTTGCTCGTGACCGCTTTAATTCGGCAAGAGTCCCGATTTGAACCCGATATTCGTTCCAAGGCGGGTGCCGTTGGCTTAATGCAGATGATGCCCAGTACGGGAGCCTGGGCTGCTAAAAACCTGAATTTAGACGAATATGCTCTAGAGAATCCCAAGGACAACATCAAGCTGGGTACCTGGTTCCTCGACCAAACCCATCGGTCGTTTAAAAATAATTCCTTACTCGCCGTTGCTAGTTACAACGCCGGTCAGGGAAATTTAGCGAGATGGCTACGACAAGAAGACTCTATGGACCCCGATGAATTTGTCGAAGCCATCCCCTTTGATGAAACCAAAGACTATGTTAAGCAGGTGTTTGGCAACTATTGGAATTACTTGCGGCTTTACGATCCTCAAGTCGCTCATCAGTTGGCTCAGCACTCTGCTAGTTCATCGATTGCCATGCGTCGCTGA